The following DNA comes from Triplophysa dalaica isolate WHDGS20190420 chromosome 5, ASM1584641v1, whole genome shotgun sequence.
GTATACTAACGTTAAACGCCACGGACTTACACCACATGAAGTAAGATGAGCTGTTATAATTATAGCTGTTTGGGCTACCAGACATGCTGGTGTGACTTTTATGTGCAGGTTTTAGCCTATCAATGAGGTAAATCCAGATTATCATTGAGTTGtagataaatgtttacatttttttatatattttttttcattacagaTGCAGATGCAGGGTAACGTTACCATCCATTATCACACTGCTGTTCAAGATAATATCCCAGGGTGTATGTctcagaaacaggtgaaaatttgAATGGTTTCTTACTTGCTTTAATCTAGCAATTTACTGCTAATCTATTAATAAATCTAATTGGCTTGCATTATGTTTTCTTGTCAATTTTGTGGACAACAGCCAGTCCACCTTTGTGACAGGGCTGGGGCTCAAGCATGGTTTCCACAGGTGTGGTGACGGGATTTAGCAATTAACTTTGATTTAGAAAGTTTTAGTGCAACTTAAAATATTAGTGCATGTTGAGGGTAGTTCATGTACATTTGTTGTGCTGCTAGTCTGTGTGAATTACTAGATTTTTAACCAGTGTATAATTTTTGACGCTTTGTGGGTATAAACCCAGAAAAAGGGACAAAGGCTGCAAaggggaaaaaaagaagaacTGTCAATTCACATGTCACCAGCCTCTTGCGCAAGTAAATGGACTTTCAGTgggatttcatttgaaaatgttgaGTAGGATGTATACATTACACATATGTTCAAACAGCAATGACTAAGGGGGCTGGGGAAATTCATTCTAATGTTCATTCTCATCTGCCTTTCAAAGTGAGAATGCTGAACTTCTCTTCTGTGCTCTTTTgccattcttttttttgttctttcaatGAAGTGTGCTCATCAcactttctattattttatgttattctgTCCGTTTTAAGCTCTGTTTCTAAAATTAGCTTTTGTTAGGTCAAGCCATGTGATGTAATTTTGGATTGAAATTTGAAATTATGGAAATcatatctctccctctctctctctccctctctctttctctgtcataTACAGACCCAAGACTTTGCAAAGGATCCTCATTGTGTGCTTTGAGTAAATGGTTTGTGGTCTAAGCAGTgacagtgtttttattgttcattgctCTTTATTGATGAAGAGTTCCATTAAGTGTCATCTATTGGTTTGAATGTATTCATACATGTTGAATTTTAGTGGTTTAGGTAACACTGCATATGAAGTTCAgtattttgttataatgaaaaatgtatttgggtttaaaaatgtatgttactTTTTAAACCATGAACATGAGAAAACGAAATTTGTTTGTGATTAATCTGAGCCTAtgtgtaacatttttatgtgaccAGGAGTCACAGTGTATATCCTTTGagtctttttaaatgaattttagCAGTTCAAGGAACATTAAATGTTGAGGTTTTGGGCCCTTTCTTGCACCAACGCAGCGCAAAGCCAAACGCAAGTGTCTTTGCTAGTTTAAGACAGACGCAGTTGTTATTTTCCGTCCAGTGACCACAGATGTCAGCAATGAacatgatatacagtatatttttgtgATTGGTCTGATCCATGTGTGCCTACATTTGTAAGTATTTATCTTTCAGTGTttgtattacaataaaaaaaagttaatttcaacACGGAACTATTAGTTTTCTTTCACTTAAGTGTTACCTGAAGGATTATGCCTTTTGTATTAACTCTAGCTAGAATATGTCTATAACAATCAGTACACGTTACTATGCTAACCctaattaacaatatttaatggaaacaaaataaatggtgATTTAACAGGAAAATAATGGTAACACTGCTGCCAGttgtttcctgttttttctGTGATTCACAGTAAATTCCTGTAGAAAAACATTACGGGGAATGCACTGTAACTGTTCAAATAGCAGGAAAATAATGgtaaccctgctgccagtaatttCCTGTTATTTAACAGGGAAATAATTAACAGTGCTGATATATCAGCTCAATGTAAATTTATTGTatgttattatatatacataatctCAAGCATCAAATTCAATACCTACGTACTCAATAGGGGCACTCACAATTAACCAAACCCTTTTTCTTAGATAAGTGAAGATTATAGAATGGTGGTAAAGTTcaaattttgtaatattttggaaTCCCCCATTTACATTCTGTGAGGTTCATATTTGGTgacatataaaattaaaatatggcTAATTCTAGGGTCAAgctattcaaaaatgtttttgaataagtAGAATAAAACAGGAGAATTATCACTACTGTGGCATAGACTTGCCGTTCTCCTTGGGTCATGTTGACAAACATTAGGGGCATTTCATGACGACAGGAGGCTCCAAACACTCCTGTAACATCAAGTTTCTTAGCTTGTTGCGGTGACCTCAGGACGTTGCCAGCCTTGAAGTTACTGCAGTCCTAAAGATTAAAGGACCGAGATTTATTGGAGGAATAATGgtcttttttaaatctaatatttcaCGGCGTATTCTACAACTATGTCTTACCTCGTGAGGCTTTGAGCTGTCAAGATGTGATAGCAGGTATTCCTCTACATCCTTTTCACCAACAAACATGCGGGTTCCATGTAATGGCTCAATCGCACTTGTCCCTGAGCTTTGCTTTCTCACAAGGCCAAAGTTGGCATCCAATGTCACTATCACATCTCCATCCGCCTGGAAGACAAACACTTACAGTAATCCTGGTTTTGTATATGCAACAGGTTGATACACTTATACTATTACTATTCTATTATAattctttatacaaaaaattaagaaatttttacatttttatcaattcAATGCCATAAGGTAATGGAGAATGCATTTATGGTTAATCAAACAAGTACCACGCTGGAACTAGAACCAACCTTTGGACATGCTGGACATGTGGTCCCATCACCTAATTGTGGGCAAACATCTACCAAACTTATTTTTCGGAAGTGGTGATGCCTAAAATGAGATATGGATTCTCCCACCAGGGCTCTGTAAAGTGCGTTAGCCTACGGTATAAGCAGGAGTCAGTGAAAACATTACTATATCCCACTCTCACATCTGTAGACTGTGGTTCACTGAGAAGTTGTTATTTTATAGCAAAATAGCAAGAAAATGTTTGCAAGCAACTGTAAATCCAAGATGGTTTGTCTATATGGACTCATCAATATTCTATGAAAGTAACAGAAATGTTCACATTATAGACAGGACTTCAAACTGACCTCTGGAAACTGGCTTACCTCTGCAAGTGTAAGGTTATTTTTCCAGCGCAGGGTGTTGCAAAAACCCTCAACAGAAACCTGACACTCCAgtgacagacaaacaaaaagcTCTAGCAGAGGGATGGAGAAGGCTGTCTGATGCTTGTCGGCTGTTGCTGGCCAGAGCCCATACCTTAGCAGAGTGCACGTTTCTGgttcacac
Coding sequences within:
- the LOC130420674 gene encoding uncharacterized protein LOC130420674 — its product is MGKAVQGVRFRSIKIKVLRRSITGPAKVSYLYQGLPEPNCKLTHPSDPHKSITPQQAEPDDVVPSCSSCSETAYSKAKKRELHAWDAVKDDMLKVSFEGSAPITTQCVVCQEHGDYRCVKCSTTAVSCEACLKRTHRNSLHLPDKWSNAYYEPSTLRLFLYLPEGHGTHAFYTKDMKVIVSTGRLCTVTVNMCACEPETCTLLRYGLWPATADKHQTAFSIPLLELFVCLSLECQVSVEGFCNTLRWKNNLTLAEANALYRALVGESISHFRHHHFRKISLVDVCPQLGDGTTCPACPKADGDVIVTLDANFGLVRKQSSGTSAIEPLHGTRMFVGEKDVEEYLLSHLDSSKPHEDCSNFKAGNVLRSPQQAKKLDVTGVFGASCRHEMPLMFVNMTQGERQVYATVVIILLFYSTYSKTFLNSLTLELAIF